AAGCTAGAGAATCGGCGATACAGCAAGGTCTTTACGAAAAACCAAGAACCGAGTCTGTGCCTTCTAAAAGAATAGAAGTAAACAATAATCTTGCTTATGCTTATCTTGAAAAAAAGGATTATCCAAGAGCAGAATCTATTTATAATTATGTTCTGGAATTAGACCCGAATTATGTTGATGCTTATATTAATTTGGCTTATTTGAAATTGCAAATGAAAAAGGATTTGGCTGATGAAATAGCGTCATTAGGAACTACTCCAGCCGAGATGAAGAAATATGATAAGCTGAACGCTCAGAAAGATGATATTATTCGAAGTGCAATTCCGTATCTGAAAAAAGTACTGGTTCTTGAGCCGAAAAATCCAGATGCTACAAAAACATTATTAGGAGTTTACAGATCGCTAGATATGAACGCAGAATATAATGCTTTAAAAGCAGGAATGTAATTTTCTTAAAAAATACAAAGTTTCAAAGTAACAAAGGTGCAGCGTTTTTTTATCTGCGCCTTTATTTTTTTGACGCTGTTTTTTCCATCTCCTCAATTAGGGATTTTTTACCTACGGTTTTCGTTATAATGTCTTTTTCAAGATTCCAGCCTCTAGCGGGCGAATATTCTCGGCCATACCAAATAATTTGCAAGTGTAAATCATTCCATAATTCTCTAGGAAATAATCTTTTAGCATCTTTTTCGGTCTGCGCTACATTTTTACCGTTAGATAGATTCCATCTGTGCATCAAGCGGTGAATATGCGTATCTACAGGAAAAGCGGGCACGCCAAAAGCTTGTGACATTACCACACTTGCCGTTTTGTGTCCAACAGCTGGTAAAGCTTCAAGTGCCTCAAAACTCTGCGGAACTTCGCCGTTATACTTTTCAATTAAAATCTCAGATAAGCCATAAATTCCTTTAGATTTCATAGGAGATAAACCGCACGGGCGAATGATTTCTTTAATTTCTTCTACCGACATTTTGACCATATCATAAGGGTTATCGGCTTTTGCAAATAATAAAGGTGTAATTTGGTTTACACGAACATCGGTACATTGTGCAGATAATAAAACAGCGATTAAAAGTGTATATGGGTCTTTATGGTCAAGCGGAACAGGTATAGTAGGGTAGAGTTCTTTTAATTTATCAATAACAAATTGTACGCGAGCTTCTTT
The Flavobacterium humidisoli DNA segment above includes these coding regions:
- the nth gene encoding endonuclease III gives rise to the protein MNKEARVQFVIDKLKELYPTIPVPLDHKDPYTLLIAVLLSAQCTDVRVNQITPLLFAKADNPYDMVKMSVEEIKEIIRPCGLSPMKSKGIYGLSEILIEKYNGEVPQSFEALEALPAVGHKTASVVMSQAFGVPAFPVDTHIHRLMHRWNLSNGKNVAQTEKDAKRLFPRELWNDLHLQIIWYGREYSPARGWNLEKDIITKTVGKKSLIEEMEKTASKK